One region of Qipengyuania gaetbuli genomic DNA includes:
- the dut gene encoding dUTP diphosphatase, which produces MSDPVGVKVKRLPHGHGLDLPHYATGGAAGMDVLSAEAVTLKPGQRHAVATGLAMAIPEGFEIQVRPRSGLALKHGITVPNTPGTIDSDYRGELKVILINHGPDNFAIARGDRIAQLVLAPVVQAAWDEVEELDDTSRGAGGFGSTGGHAKLA; this is translated from the coding sequence ATGAGTGATCCGGTCGGCGTGAAGGTGAAGCGCCTGCCCCACGGGCACGGCCTCGACCTTCCGCATTACGCAACCGGCGGGGCAGCGGGCATGGACGTGCTCTCTGCCGAAGCGGTGACGCTCAAGCCCGGTCAGCGCCATGCGGTCGCGACCGGCCTTGCCATGGCGATCCCCGAAGGCTTCGAAATCCAGGTCCGCCCGCGCTCGGGCCTCGCGCTCAAGCACGGCATCACCGTGCCCAATACGCCGGGCACGATCGACAGCGACTATCGCGGCGAGCTGAAGGTCATCCTGATCAACCACGGGCCTGACAATTTCGCTATCGCGCGCGGCGACCGCATCGCGCAGCTGGTGCTCGCCCCGGTGGTCCAGGCCGCCTGGGACGAGGTCGAGGAACTCGACGATACCAGCCGCGGCGCCGGCGGTTTCGGCTCCACCGGCGGACACGCGAAACTCGCCTGA
- a CDS encoding bifunctional phosphopantothenoylcysteine decarboxylase/phosphopantothenate synthase, giving the protein MHQPISADAAQDHRDGDARVSGPRILLVIGGGIAAYKSCELVRLIRKAGGEVTCVLTEGGQQFVTPMALAALSGKKVYTSLFDLKDEVEMGHIQLSRDADLVVVCPATADLLAKMAAGIADDLATTLILATDKPVLTVPAMNVKMWEHSATQRNADWLRQAGVRVMDPDEGPMACGEFGPGRLPEPVAILQKIAAELEIDIDLPELAAPAPQLAPPASKKKKADAEPEIEALEPEEEEELEKTGGGLGGLLSMIIPRSTAKRTHEEIEQEYEELEDLPEPEMLDAEALVENTEIDPDLAGPLLAKKGGAAAAPPIDPEALNHTVARKDARAMPQPVADDVQTQEVDFDDSPLAGQPEFDPDPEHRPLYGKHVLVTAGPTREPIDPVRYIANRSSGKQGFAIAAMAAAAGARVTLIAGPVHLPTPPGVDRIDVETAEDMAEEVRNALPADAAFMVAAVADWKSKHVANEKMKKRGSAPPALILAENPDILAAVAAGRKRPHLLIGFAAETENVVENAKTKRKRKGADWIIANNVSGAVGESVMGGDLNQVHIVTSKGVESLPEMAKDDVARELVRRAAEALVETAEEDEHE; this is encoded by the coding sequence ATGCACCAGCCGATCAGCGCGGACGCCGCGCAGGACCATCGAGACGGAGATGCGCGCGTGAGCGGGCCCAGGATCCTGCTCGTCATCGGCGGCGGTATCGCGGCCTACAAGTCGTGCGAACTCGTGCGCCTGATCCGCAAGGCGGGCGGCGAAGTGACCTGCGTGCTGACCGAAGGCGGCCAGCAGTTCGTCACGCCGATGGCGCTCGCCGCGCTGTCGGGCAAGAAGGTCTATACCTCGCTCTTCGATCTCAAGGACGAGGTCGAGATGGGCCATATCCAGCTTTCGCGCGATGCCGACCTCGTGGTCGTGTGTCCCGCCACGGCGGACCTGCTCGCCAAGATGGCGGCGGGCATTGCGGACGACCTTGCTACCACGCTGATCCTCGCGACTGACAAGCCGGTGCTGACCGTGCCCGCGATGAACGTGAAGATGTGGGAGCATTCCGCCACCCAGCGCAATGCCGACTGGCTGCGCCAGGCAGGCGTGCGCGTGATGGACCCGGACGAAGGCCCGATGGCCTGCGGCGAATTCGGCCCCGGCCGCCTGCCCGAACCGGTCGCCATCCTGCAGAAGATCGCGGCCGAGCTCGAAATCGACATCGACCTGCCCGAACTGGCCGCGCCCGCGCCGCAGCTCGCCCCGCCCGCTTCCAAGAAGAAGAAAGCGGACGCCGAGCCCGAGATCGAGGCGCTCGAGCCCGAAGAAGAGGAAGAGCTGGAGAAGACCGGCGGCGGGCTTGGCGGCCTGCTGTCGATGATAATCCCGCGTTCCACCGCCAAGCGCACGCACGAGGAAATCGAGCAGGAATACGAAGAGCTCGAAGACCTTCCCGAGCCCGAAATGCTCGATGCCGAGGCGCTGGTCGAGAATACCGAGATCGATCCCGACCTTGCCGGGCCGCTGCTCGCCAAGAAGGGCGGGGCCGCAGCCGCACCGCCGATCGATCCCGAAGCACTCAATCACACGGTCGCGCGCAAGGACGCACGCGCCATGCCGCAGCCGGTCGCGGACGACGTGCAGACGCAGGAAGTCGATTTCGACGACTCCCCGCTTGCCGGCCAGCCCGAATTCGATCCCGATCCCGAACACCGCCCGCTTTACGGCAAGCACGTGCTGGTCACCGCAGGCCCGACGCGCGAGCCGATCGATCCGGTGCGCTACATCGCCAACCGTTCGAGCGGGAAGCAGGGCTTCGCGATTGCCGCCATGGCCGCTGCCGCAGGCGCGCGCGTCACGCTGATCGCGGGTCCCGTCCACCTGCCGACCCCTCCGGGTGTCGACCGCATCGATGTCGAGACGGCAGAAGACATGGCCGAGGAAGTGCGCAATGCGCTGCCCGCCGATGCCGCCTTCATGGTTGCCGCCGTGGCCGACTGGAAGAGCAAGCACGTCGCCAACGAGAAGATGAAGAAGCGCGGCTCCGCCCCGCCGGCGCTCATCCTTGCCGAAAACCCCGATATCCTCGCCGCCGTGGCTGCGGGCCGCAAGCGTCCGCACCTCCTCATCGGCTTTGCCGCCGAGACGGAAAACGTGGTCGAGAACGCCAAGACCAAGCGCAAGCGCAAAGGCGCGGACTGGATCATCGCCAACAACGTGTCGGGCGCCGTGGGCGAAAGCGTGATGGGCGGCGATCTGAACCAGGTCCACATCGTCACCAGCAAGGGCGTCGAAAGCCTGCCCGAAATGGCCAAGGACGACGTTGCCCGCGAACTGGTGCGCCGCGCCGCCGAGGCACTGGTCGAGACCGCGGAAGAGGACGAGCATGAGTGA
- the mutM gene encoding bifunctional DNA-formamidopyrimidine glycosylase/DNA-(apurinic or apyrimidinic site) lyase: MPELPEVETTVRGLARFLEGETITRVVVNRPDMRRPFPADLVQALTGASVTHLSRRAKYGLVHTSRDHAMVFHLGMSGRWRIDPGEDDKHDHLVLETAGHRFALNDPRRFGSVDLMTNSELVTWKPFAALGPEPLGDALTAEHLREETRGRKQAIKLLLLDQRIVAGLGNIYVCEALWRSGIHPGKAGGKVTMPQLRRLVPAIREVLEQSIRDGGSTLRDFAQPDGNLGYFATRFSVYGREGEPCHREDGGTIRRIVQGGRSTWFCPVCQR; the protein is encoded by the coding sequence ATGCCCGAGTTACCTGAAGTCGAAACAACGGTGCGCGGCCTTGCGCGGTTCCTCGAGGGCGAGACGATCACCCGCGTGGTGGTCAACCGCCCCGACATGCGCCGCCCCTTCCCCGCAGATCTGGTGCAGGCGCTGACCGGCGCGAGCGTGACGCACCTGTCGCGCCGGGCGAAATACGGCCTCGTCCATACCAGCCGCGACCATGCGATGGTGTTCCACCTCGGCATGAGCGGGCGCTGGCGGATCGATCCCGGCGAGGACGACAAGCACGACCATCTAGTTCTCGAGACGGCGGGTCACCGCTTTGCGCTGAACGACCCGCGCCGCTTCGGCTCGGTGGACCTGATGACCAATAGCGAACTGGTGACGTGGAAACCCTTCGCCGCGCTCGGGCCGGAACCGCTGGGCGATGCGCTGACCGCCGAACATCTGCGCGAGGAAACGCGCGGGCGAAAACAGGCGATTAAGCTGCTGCTATTGGACCAGCGGATCGTGGCAGGCCTCGGCAATATCTACGTTTGCGAGGCGCTGTGGCGCAGCGGCATCCATCCGGGGAAGGCCGGCGGCAAGGTGACCATGCCGCAATTGCGCCGCCTCGTCCCTGCCATCCGGGAGGTGCTCGAACAGTCGATCCGCGATGGCGGCAGCACCTTGCGCGATTTCGCCCAGCCCGACGGCAACCTGGGCTATTTCGCCACCCGCTTCAGCGTCTACGGCCGCGAGGGCGAGCCCTGCCACCGCGAGGACGGCGGCACCATCCGGCGTATCGTGCAGGGCGGGCGGAGCACGTGGTTCTGCCCGGTTTGTCAGAGGTGA
- a CDS encoding ArsC family reductase — MTIQLYGIPNCDTVKKARKWLEEAGIDYVFHDYKKEGADPARLAQWVDAAGWEVLLNRRGTTFRKLPDEQKDGIDRDRAIALMVEHPSMIKRPVVEHDGGLLVGFSQGDWAAALQ, encoded by the coding sequence ATGACCATCCAGCTCTACGGCATTCCCAATTGCGACACCGTCAAGAAGGCCCGCAAGTGGCTGGAGGAGGCGGGCATCGACTACGTCTTCCACGACTACAAGAAAGAAGGGGCCGATCCTGCCCGTCTTGCGCAGTGGGTCGATGCGGCGGGGTGGGAAGTGCTGCTCAACCGGCGCGGCACGACTTTCCGCAAGCTACCCGACGAGCAGAAAGACGGCATCGACCGGGACCGCGCGATCGCGCTGATGGTGGAGCATCCCAGCATGATCAAGCGACCCGTCGTGGAACACGATGGCGGGCTGCTGGTTGGCTTCTCGCAAGGCGATTGGGCAGCGGCGCTTCAGTAA
- a CDS encoding YebC/PmpR family DNA-binding transcriptional regulator, which yields MAGHSKFKNIMHRKGAQDKKRSNLFSKLSREITVAAKMGMPDPDMNPRLRLAVNAAKAQSMPKDNIQRAIDKASANDGENYEEVRYEGYGPAGVALIVEALTDNRNRTATAVRTAFSKNGGNLGTEGSVQHGFERLGLIEYPASAGDEEKVLEAAIEAGAQDVESSEDGHTIWTAADDLHQVATDLEKALGEAENVKLAWKPNITVDMDEGSAGTLLKLVDALDDDDDVQTVWGNYEISDEIMEKLG from the coding sequence ATGGCCGGCCATTCCAAATTCAAGAACATCATGCATCGCAAGGGTGCGCAGGACAAGAAGCGCTCCAACCTGTTTTCGAAGCTCAGCCGCGAAATCACCGTGGCCGCGAAGATGGGCATGCCCGACCCGGACATGAACCCGCGCCTGCGCCTGGCAGTGAACGCCGCCAAGGCCCAGTCGATGCCCAAGGACAATATCCAGCGCGCGATCGACAAGGCATCGGCCAATGACGGCGAGAACTACGAGGAAGTGCGCTACGAAGGCTACGGCCCGGCAGGCGTCGCCCTGATCGTCGAAGCGCTGACCGACAACCGCAACCGCACCGCCACTGCCGTGCGCACCGCTTTCAGCAAGAACGGCGGCAACCTCGGTACCGAAGGCAGCGTGCAGCACGGGTTCGAACGCCTCGGCCTGATCGAGTACCCGGCGAGCGCGGGCGACGAGGAAAAGGTCCTCGAAGCCGCCATCGAAGCCGGTGCGCAGGACGTGGAAAGCAGCGAGGACGGCCACACCATCTGGACCGCCGCCGACGATCTCCACCAGGTCGCAACGGACCTCGAAAAGGCGCTGGGCGAGGCGGAAAACGTCAAGCTCGCGTGGAAGCCCAACATCACTGTCGACATGGACGAAGGCAGCGCCGGCACCCTCCTGAAGCTGGTCGATGCGCTCGACGACGATGACGATGTGCAGACCGTCTGGGGCAATTACGAGATCTCGGACGAGATCATGGAGAAGCTCGGCTGA
- a CDS encoding class I SAM-dependent methyltransferase, translating to MNDTVSFGYEDIDASEKTGRVGEVFSNVAAKYDIMNDAMSAGMHRLWKDRFVKRVKPQPGEAILDMAGGTGDIAFRMAAKGASVTVSDINQDMLDVGIERAMERGIDGLVWSRQNAEELTFSSRIFDAYTIAFGIRNVTHIDKALKEAHRVLKYGGRFYCLEFSTVEWPGFKEAYDLYSHKLVPQIGKAIAGDEDSYRYLIESIRRFPDMPAFEGMIRDAGFVNTRVEPIMGGLVAIHSGWKV from the coding sequence ATGAACGACACCGTTTCCTTCGGCTACGAAGACATCGACGCCAGCGAGAAGACCGGCCGCGTGGGCGAGGTCTTTTCCAATGTCGCCGCCAAATACGACATCATGAACGACGCGATGAGCGCGGGCATGCACCGGTTGTGGAAGGACCGCTTCGTCAAGCGCGTGAAGCCGCAGCCGGGCGAAGCGATTCTCGACATGGCGGGCGGCACGGGCGACATCGCCTTCCGCATGGCCGCCAAGGGCGCCAGCGTCACCGTGTCCGACATCAACCAGGACATGCTCGACGTCGGCATCGAACGCGCGATGGAGCGCGGGATCGACGGCCTCGTCTGGAGCCGCCAGAACGCCGAGGAACTGACCTTCTCCAGCCGGATCTTCGATGCCTACACCATCGCCTTCGGCATCCGGAACGTCACCCACATCGACAAGGCGCTAAAAGAGGCGCACCGCGTGCTGAAATACGGCGGGCGCTTTTACTGCCTCGAATTCTCGACTGTCGAATGGCCCGGCTTCAAGGAAGCCTATGACCTCTATTCGCACAAGCTGGTGCCGCAGATCGGCAAGGCTATCGCGGGCGACGAGGACAGCTACCGCTACCTCATCGAATCGATCCGCCGCTTCCCCGACATGCCCGCTTTCGAAGGCATGATCCGTGACGCAGGCTTCGTGAATACGCGGGTCGAGCCGATCATGGGCGGCCTCGTCGCGATCCATTCGGGGTGGAAAGTCTAA
- the ruvC gene encoding crossover junction endodeoxyribonuclease RuvC — protein MLILGLDPSLSCTGWGVIRAEGSRISHIANGQVPTDAKAPMAQRLAALQAALAGVIADYRPDRAAAEEVFLNKNPQSTLKLAQARGCVLAACGAAGLAVNEHAARLVKKAVVGTGGAEKAQVQAMLKVLLPGAQITGADAADALAVAIADAHLSYTPTSR, from the coding sequence GTGCTGATCCTCGGCCTCGACCCTTCGCTTTCCTGCACCGGCTGGGGCGTGATCCGGGCCGAGGGCAGCCGCATTTCGCACATCGCCAACGGGCAGGTGCCGACCGATGCGAAGGCGCCTATGGCCCAGCGGCTTGCCGCGCTGCAGGCGGCGCTGGCAGGCGTGATCGCGGACTACCGGCCCGACCGCGCGGCGGCGGAAGAAGTGTTCCTCAACAAGAACCCGCAATCGACGCTCAAGCTGGCGCAGGCCCGCGGCTGCGTTCTGGCGGCCTGCGGGGCGGCAGGTCTGGCGGTAAACGAACATGCCGCGCGGCTGGTCAAGAAGGCGGTCGTGGGCACCGGCGGGGCCGAAAAGGCGCAGGTTCAGGCCATGCTAAAGGTGCTGCTGCCCGGCGCGCAGATCACCGGGGCCGATGCAGCCGATGCGCTCGCCGTGGCTATAGCGGACGCGCATCTTTCCTACACGCCGACCTCGCGTTAG
- a CDS encoding DUF3147 family protein → MSWSFIAKAVLAGVMIAAIAEVGRRLPATAAIIASLPLVSVLGMIFLWFERPDAENMAVHAQATFWYVLPSLPMFLAIPLMLRQGDNFWVALAAGCILTVVLYFAMIQLGRRLGLKL, encoded by the coding sequence CTGAGCTGGAGCTTCATCGCCAAGGCCGTGCTGGCCGGCGTGATGATCGCGGCGATCGCCGAGGTCGGGCGCCGCCTGCCGGCAACGGCAGCGATCATCGCCTCGCTCCCGCTGGTCTCGGTGCTGGGCATGATCTTCCTATGGTTCGAGCGACCCGACGCGGAGAACATGGCAGTGCATGCGCAGGCGACCTTCTGGTACGTCCTGCCCAGCCTGCCGATGTTCCTCGCGATCCCGCTGATGCTGCGGCAGGGCGACAATTTCTGGGTCGCGCTGGCAGCCGGCTGCATCCTTACCGTCGTGCTCTATTTCGCGATGATCCAGCTGGGGCGGCGCCTCGGCCTCAAGCTGTGA
- a CDS encoding glutathione S-transferase family protein encodes MWQLHQFPLCPFSRKLRLLMGEKSIAYELVRENPWEARDALWHLNPAGRTPVLHDPGRRVALSDSQAICEFFEETVDRNPMISGNALQRAEIRRLVSLFDENLYGDVTAPALHEKMKKRLVLRQSPDGRVLREMGKLLHGHLDYIDWLVDTRQWLAGPTLSLADLACAAQLSVVDYLGAIDWKGHDQAHDWYMVMKSRPSFRPLLSEKMEGLPPPREYAALDL; translated from the coding sequence ATGTGGCAGCTCCACCAATTCCCCCTGTGTCCCTTCAGCCGCAAGCTGCGTTTGCTGATGGGCGAAAAGTCGATCGCCTATGAACTCGTGCGGGAAAACCCGTGGGAGGCGCGCGATGCCTTGTGGCACCTCAATCCCGCCGGACGCACGCCGGTCCTCCATGACCCGGGTCGCCGCGTCGCATTGAGCGACAGCCAGGCGATCTGCGAATTCTTCGAGGAAACGGTCGATCGCAACCCGATGATCTCGGGCAATGCCCTCCAGCGCGCGGAAATCCGCCGGCTGGTGAGCCTGTTCGACGAGAACCTCTACGGCGACGTCACCGCGCCCGCGCTGCACGAGAAGATGAAGAAGCGCCTCGTCCTGCGCCAGTCGCCCGACGGGCGCGTGCTGCGCGAGATGGGCAAGCTGCTGCACGGCCACCTCGACTATATCGACTGGCTGGTCGACACGCGGCAATGGCTTGCAGGGCCGACGCTCAGCCTCGCCGACCTCGCCTGCGCGGCGCAATTGTCGGTGGTCGACTACCTCGGCGCGATCGACTGGAAGGGCCACGACCAGGCGCACGACTGGTACATGGTCATGAAGAGCCGCCCGAGTTTCCGCCCGCTTCTGAGCGAGAAGATGGAAGGCCTGCCCCCGCCGCGGGAGTATGCAGCGCTGGATTTGTGA
- the ubiB gene encoding 2-polyprenylphenol 6-hydroxylase, translating into MARPATHIWRLGRWARILARHGALRGIQNDPNTPPPVKRLIALFSIGTIKSRQPDYAGAFRDIGPAAIKLGQTLATRPDLVGEDAARNLLKLQDDLPPVGFDKIKASIEASFEQPLESLYSEFDPVPVGAASIAQVHRAVTTEGRQVAVKVLRPGVREQFAKDIDTYEWAAAHVEAMGGEAARLRPRLVIANFKRWTNRELDLRREAASASELAEHMVGTEGYEIPGIDWDRTNGRVMTVDWIDGIKISNVEALKAAGHDTEELASRLVLAFLKQAIAAGFFHADMHQGNLFVKADGTIAAIDFGIMGRIDRQARMWLAEILYGLTTGNYKRVAEIHFEAQYVPSYHNVDEFATALRAVGEPMRGKPVSELSVGQMLDGLFAITRDFDMQTQPHLLLLQKTMVMVEGIATQLNPQINMWDTSAPYVRSWIRDELGPEAAIADRIRTDTETLLRIPELVRRIEERYPPKGGAPEPPPLPEVELMWERRARRERGRGLLGYLVVAAGAGLAGWLAAAQGWIG; encoded by the coding sequence GTGGCACGCCCCGCAACGCATATCTGGCGACTAGGTCGTTGGGCGCGCATTCTCGCGCGCCACGGTGCCCTTCGCGGTATCCAGAACGATCCGAACACCCCGCCTCCGGTGAAGCGCCTGATTGCCCTGTTCAGCATCGGCACGATCAAATCGCGCCAGCCGGATTACGCAGGCGCCTTCCGCGACATCGGCCCGGCTGCGATCAAGCTCGGCCAGACGCTGGCGACCCGTCCCGATCTCGTGGGCGAGGATGCCGCGCGCAATTTGTTGAAACTGCAGGATGACCTGCCGCCGGTCGGTTTCGACAAGATCAAGGCGAGCATCGAGGCAAGTTTCGAGCAGCCGCTCGAAAGCCTCTATTCCGAATTCGACCCCGTGCCCGTGGGTGCGGCGTCCATCGCGCAGGTCCACCGCGCGGTCACGACCGAAGGCCGGCAGGTCGCGGTCAAGGTGCTGCGCCCGGGCGTGCGCGAACAGTTCGCCAAGGACATCGACACCTACGAATGGGCCGCCGCCCATGTCGAGGCGATGGGCGGCGAGGCAGCCCGCCTGCGCCCGCGGCTCGTCATCGCCAATTTCAAGCGCTGGACCAATCGCGAACTCGACCTGCGGCGCGAAGCGGCCTCGGCTTCCGAACTGGCCGAGCACATGGTCGGCACGGAGGGCTACGAGATCCCCGGCATCGACTGGGATCGAACCAATGGCCGGGTGATGACGGTCGACTGGATCGATGGCATCAAGATCAGCAATGTCGAGGCGCTGAAGGCCGCCGGTCACGATACCGAAGAACTGGCCAGCCGCCTCGTCCTAGCCTTCCTGAAGCAGGCGATCGCGGCCGGTTTCTTCCATGCCGACATGCACCAGGGTAACCTGTTCGTGAAAGCGGACGGCACCATCGCGGCGATCGATTTCGGCATCATGGGCCGCATCGACCGGCAGGCGCGGATGTGGCTGGCGGAAATCCTCTACGGCCTGACCACGGGCAATTACAAACGCGTCGCCGAAATCCATTTCGAGGCGCAATACGTGCCGAGCTATCACAATGTCGACGAGTTCGCGACGGCGCTGAGGGCGGTGGGCGAACCCATGCGCGGCAAGCCGGTGAGCGAATTGTCGGTCGGCCAGATGCTCGACGGGCTGTTCGCCATCACGCGCGATTTCGACATGCAGACCCAGCCGCATTTGCTGCTGCTGCAAAAGACCATGGTGATGGTCGAAGGCATCGCCACCCAGCTCAACCCGCAGATCAACATGTGGGACACCAGCGCGCCTTACGTGCGCAGCTGGATCCGCGACGAATTGGGGCCGGAAGCGGCGATTGCCGACCGCATCAGGACCGACACGGAAACGCTGCTGCGCATTCCCGAACTCGTCCGCCGGATCGAGGAACGCTATCCGCCCAAGGGCGGGGCGCCCGAACCGCCCCCGCTGCCCGAAGTCGAACTGATGTGGGAACGGCGCGCGCGCCGCGAACGCGGTCGCGGGCTGCTCGGCTACCTCGTGGTGGCGGCAGGCGCCGGACTGGCCGGCTGGCTGGCCGCCGCGCAGGGCTGGATCGGCTAG
- a CDS encoding winged helix-turn-helix domain-containing protein → MGDKRDILRFDAFTLDLANRRLARAGEPVELGSRYFDALVLLVEARGALVTKDRFMDEVWQGIPVTDEALTQCVRTLRRALEDEASAPRFIQTVPKHGYRFLCEVDEGAPSHRRPAPTAARSDAGRLAGATTLGGGAAGMIGGLVYGIAASGSGQAALLLALLAACLGVLGGAGIGLGMAAARMLRPEKSLWLVAGAGLGGLVVGGFGKVLSLDGVALLTGQSLGQVTGLFEGLVLGLATGTGAALVRSRASVVARSAGTLAAGLAAGALIAIAGGRLFAGSLYELQGRFPDSRLLLDGLGSPALGTGTILFEAVLFTASIAAAHRIAARG, encoded by the coding sequence ATGGGAGACAAACGTGACATCCTGCGGTTCGACGCTTTCACGCTCGACCTGGCGAACCGCCGGCTGGCGCGCGCGGGCGAGCCGGTGGAACTGGGCAGCCGCTATTTCGACGCGCTGGTCCTGCTGGTCGAGGCGCGCGGCGCGCTCGTCACCAAGGACCGCTTCATGGACGAGGTCTGGCAGGGCATCCCCGTGACCGACGAGGCGCTGACCCAGTGCGTACGCACGCTGCGCCGCGCGCTAGAGGACGAGGCTTCGGCCCCGCGCTTCATCCAGACTGTGCCCAAGCACGGCTACCGCTTCCTGTGCGAGGTCGATGAAGGCGCACCGTCGCATCGGCGACCCGCGCCGACCGCGGCACGCAGCGATGCCGGCCGCCTCGCCGGGGCGACGACGCTGGGCGGCGGGGCAGCGGGCATGATCGGCGGCCTTGTCTACGGTATCGCGGCGAGCGGGAGCGGACAGGCGGCGCTGCTCCTCGCACTTCTGGCAGCGTGCCTCGGCGTGCTGGGCGGGGCGGGCATCGGGCTGGGCATGGCAGCCGCGCGTATGCTGCGGCCTGAAAAATCGCTCTGGCTGGTCGCGGGGGCGGGGCTGGGCGGCCTCGTCGTCGGCGGTTTCGGCAAGGTGCTAAGCCTCGACGGGGTGGCCTTGCTGACGGGCCAGTCGCTGGGGCAGGTCACAGGTCTGTTCGAAGGATTGGTGCTGGGGCTGGCCACCGGTACGGGCGCGGCACTCGTGCGGTCACGGGCCAGCGTTGTCGCCAGATCGGCAGGCACGCTCGCCGCCGGCCTTGCGGCAGGTGCGCTCATCGCGATTGCCGGTGGGCGCCTGTTTGCCGGAAGCCTTTACGAACTGCAGGGCCGCTTTCCCGATTCGCGCCTACTGCTCGACGGTCTGGGTTCGCCCGCGCTCGGCACGGGGACCATCCTCTTCGAAGCCGTCTTGTTCACCGCCTCTATCGCCGCTGCCCACCGGATCGCGGCGCGCGGCTGA
- a CDS encoding DUF4136 domain-containing protein, with translation MTTRKQGLGRTLKLASVPVILASLAACATPFKADVTRFETQLPAPTGESFFVVADDPALAGGLEFSMYADQVEAQMERLGYAQAASADAATLLVRFDYGVDKGRERVRTTGFADPFYDPWYGYRGYYGSRYYRTRAGFYRPRYLGSRWGFGFYDPWFGSPEVTSYTVYTSGIDMKIDRAATGERLFEGKAQALSTSNRLQYLVPNLVEAMFTDFPGNSGETVRISIKPEK, from the coding sequence ATGACTACCCGCAAGCAGGGTTTGGGGCGCACGCTCAAGCTGGCCTCCGTACCCGTAATCCTCGCAAGCCTTGCCGCCTGCGCCACGCCGTTCAAGGCCGACGTGACCCGCTTCGAAACGCAGCTTCCCGCCCCCACGGGCGAGAGCTTCTTCGTGGTGGCGGACGATCCGGCACTGGCCGGCGGTCTCGAATTTTCCATGTACGCCGACCAGGTCGAAGCGCAGATGGAGCGTCTCGGCTATGCGCAGGCCGCATCGGCCGATGCCGCCACCCTGCTGGTCCGGTTCGACTACGGCGTCGATAAGGGCCGCGAACGCGTGCGCACCACCGGCTTTGCCGACCCGTTCTACGACCCGTGGTACGGCTATCGCGGCTACTACGGCTCGCGCTACTATCGCACCCGCGCGGGCTTCTACCGGCCGCGCTATCTCGGCAGCCGCTGGGGCTTCGGCTTCTACGACCCGTGGTTCGGCAGCCCCGAGGTGACCAGCTACACCGTCTATACCAGCGGCATCGACATGAAGATCGACCGCGCCGCGACGGGCGAGCGGCTGTTCGAAGGCAAGGCGCAGGCCCTGTCGACCTCGAACCGCCTGCAGTACCTGGTGCCGAACCTGGTCGAGGCCATGTTCACCGACTTCCCCGGCAATTCGGGCGAAACGGTGCGCATCTCGATCAAGCCGGAAAAGTAA